The following proteins are co-located in the Streptomyces sp. NBC_01198 genome:
- a CDS encoding glycoside hydrolase family 3 protein, whose amino-acid sequence MHHHPSRRSVLTAAAAAAGSAAMATAAPASAAGSALSSADRRRIRAIIQRMSLAEKVGQLFVMRIYGASATDPDPADVAANQSEIGVANAAELLATYHVGGIIYFAWAHNTQNPHQIADLSNGIQRAALSHGTPVPLLISTDQEQGAVARIGAPATLFGGGMALGADGSPADARTAARVIGTELAAMGVNQNYSPVSDVNINPGNPVIGVRSFGADPSAVAALAAAQVKGYQGAGIASTAKHFPGHGDTGTDSHFSLPIITHSLEQWQAVDAPPFRAAIAAGIDSIMTAHILVPALDDSGDPATLSHPILTGVLREQLGYDGVVVTDALDMAGVREKYGDDRVPVLALKAGVDQLLNPPLLGVAYQGVMDAVASGELTEERIAVSLERILALKFRKGLFRDPYVTHAGVDRHVGTRAHLATADRITERGITLLANDAEALPLPRRSHRDLLVVGADPAAPSGTGGPPTGVLAKALTDLGRSAQALSTGTAPAQAVIDQAVAAAAGKDAVIVCTYNVTAAAPAQIALVTALTATSVPVVTVAIRNPYDIAWLPPVAASLATYGWTDVSMRAAARVIAGKAAPGGRLPVAVPRADDPATALYPIGYGLDYGSRA is encoded by the coding sequence TTGCACCACCACCCGTCCCGCCGCAGTGTCCTCACCGCAGCAGCAGCCGCGGCCGGCTCCGCCGCCATGGCCACCGCGGCGCCCGCCTCCGCCGCCGGATCCGCGCTGAGCAGCGCCGACCGCCGCCGCATCCGCGCGATCATCCAGCGGATGAGCCTGGCGGAGAAGGTCGGCCAGCTCTTCGTCATGCGGATCTACGGAGCGTCGGCGACCGACCCCGACCCCGCGGACGTGGCCGCCAACCAGAGCGAGATCGGCGTCGCGAACGCCGCGGAACTGCTCGCCACCTACCACGTCGGCGGCATCATCTACTTCGCGTGGGCCCACAACACGCAGAATCCGCACCAGATCGCCGACCTGTCCAACGGCATCCAGCGCGCCGCGCTGTCGCACGGCACCCCCGTGCCGCTGCTGATCTCCACCGACCAGGAACAGGGCGCGGTCGCCCGGATCGGCGCGCCGGCCACCCTGTTCGGCGGCGGCATGGCCCTCGGCGCCGACGGCAGCCCCGCGGACGCGCGGACGGCGGCCCGGGTGATCGGCACCGAACTGGCCGCCATGGGTGTCAACCAGAACTACTCCCCGGTCTCCGACGTCAACATCAACCCGGGAAATCCGGTGATCGGCGTCCGCTCCTTCGGTGCGGACCCCAGCGCGGTCGCCGCGCTGGCCGCCGCGCAGGTCAAGGGCTATCAGGGCGCGGGAATCGCCTCCACCGCCAAGCACTTCCCCGGCCACGGCGACACCGGCACCGACAGCCACTTCTCGCTGCCGATCATCACGCACTCGCTGGAGCAGTGGCAGGCGGTCGACGCCCCGCCCTTCCGCGCGGCGATCGCGGCCGGCATCGACTCGATCATGACCGCGCACATCCTGGTGCCGGCCCTGGACGACTCCGGCGACCCGGCCACGCTGTCGCATCCCATCCTCACCGGCGTGCTGCGCGAACAGCTCGGCTACGACGGCGTGGTGGTCACCGACGCGCTCGACATGGCGGGTGTGCGGGAGAAGTACGGCGACGACCGGGTGCCGGTTCTGGCGCTCAAGGCCGGTGTCGACCAGCTGCTCAACCCGCCGCTGCTGGGCGTCGCCTACCAGGGCGTCATGGACGCGGTGGCCTCCGGCGAGCTCACCGAGGAGCGCATCGCGGTGTCGCTGGAACGCATCCTCGCGCTCAAATTCCGCAAGGGCCTGTTCCGCGACCCCTACGTCACCCACGCCGGGGTCGACCGGCACGTCGGCACCCGCGCGCACCTCGCGACCGCCGACCGGATCACCGAACGCGGCATCACGCTGCTCGCCAACGACGCGGAAGCGCTGCCGCTGCCCCGCCGCTCGCACCGCGACCTGCTGGTGGTCGGCGCCGATCCGGCGGCGCCCTCGGGCACCGGTGGTCCGCCGACCGGGGTGCTGGCCAAGGCCCTCACCGACCTCGGCCGCTCCGCGCAGGCGCTGTCCACCGGCACCGCGCCGGCGCAGGCGGTGATCGACCAGGCGGTGGCCGCGGCGGCGGGCAAGGACGCAGTGATCGTCTGCACCTACAACGTGACGGCCGCGGCGCCCGCCCAGATCGCCCTGGTCACCGCGCTCACCGCCACGTCGGTCCCGGTGGTGACGGTCGCCATCCGCAATCCCTACGACATCGCCTGGCTGCCGCCGGTGGCCGCGTCGCTGGCCACCTACGGCTGGACCGACGTCTCGATGCGCGCGGCGGCCCGGGTGATCGCCGGCAAGGCGGCACCCGGCGGCAGGCTGCCGGTCGCGGTCCCGCGCGCCGACGACCCGGCGACGGCGCTCTACCCCATCGGTTACGGCCTGGACTACGGCAGCCGGGCCTGA